CACCGAGGGCACAGGTCAGCGAACGACGAACACGCACAGCACAACTCCTTGTCGATCTGCGGAAATCCCTCCCAGAGTCGTCGCGTCCCTGTCCCGCCGATGATCGAATCTCGCGCCGTTCACCCAGCGAATCGTTTTCCCGCTACGCCGATGGGGTGATTCCCCGTTCACCGGGCGGGTCGGGGTCGGGCTGGGCGGGCTGGGCGGGCTGGGCGGGCTGGGCGGGCTGGGCGGGCTGGGCGGGCTGGGCGCGGCCTAGCCGATGTCGACGACTCGCGCCCAGGCGGGCGGTGTGTCCGGCACGTAGTCCGGGTCGTCCTCGTGCCAGGACCGGGTCGAGGAGTTCCGGGGGAAGAGGCCGACCACCGTACGGCAGGGAGGCCGGGTGTCCGGCCAGGGCGTCTGACCGTCGGTCAGGACGACGACCACGTCGGGGCGGGGCTGGGTGCGCAGGGCGCGGGCGAAGCCGGTGCGCAGGTCCGTGCCCCCGCCGCCGATCAGCGGGATTCCCTCGGCCCGGCACAGCGGATGGGCGATCCGGGCCGACGCGTCGCACGGCACCACGGTGACCAGGTCGCGGCGTCCGCCCACCGCGCGGGAGATCGCGGCGACCTCGAGAAGCGCGCTGCCGAGTTCGGCGTCGCTGACCGAACCGGAGGTGTCGACGACCACGCAGACCCGGGGCGGTCTGCGGCGCAGGCTCGGCAGGACGGCGCCGGGCACCCCCGCCGAGCGCCGCGACGGCCGGCCGTAGGTGTAGTCCTCGCCCGCGCCGGGACCGGACGCCGCCGAGCGGACGGCCGCTCCCAGCAACTCCCGCCACGGCTGCGGCGGATGGAACGCCTCCTCCGCCCACCGCCGCCACCCCTTGGGGGTGTCCCCCGGACGGGCGGTGATGCCCTGCGCCACCCGGAACCGGACCGCGTCCCGTTCCTGCTCGCTGAGGCCGTGCGCGCCGTCCGGTCCCAGCTCCCACGCACGTTCCAGCCCGTCGGCGCCGCTGCCGCAGTCCAGCCAGGCCAGGTCCTGCGTATGCGGTCCGAGCCGGAACTGCCGCAGGTAGTCCTCCATGAGCTGCCCCTCGGGCAGGCTCAACGTCGCCGGTACGACAGCGCCTTCGGGCGGGACCAGCCCGTCGCCGAACGCGTCGTCGTTGATCTCGCAGTCCGCGGCGATGTTCATCCGCAGCCGCTCCCCCGCGCCGGTCAGCCCCTGCTCGCGTGCGAAGCGGTCACTGCGCCCGTGGTGGTCGCGCAGCAGATGCGACACCTCGTGCACCCATACGCCGGCGAGTTCCTCCACCGGCGTCCGGTCCACGAACGCCGGTGAGACGTAAGCCCGCCAGTGCCGGTCGACGGCCATCGTCGGCACCCGCCGCGACGCGACGGCGTGCAGGGCGAACAGCGCCGTCGCCAGGTAGGGCCGGGCCCGTGCGGCGTACAGCCGGGCGGCGAAGAGCTTGTCGCGGTCCAGGCCCAGGTCCAGGTCCGGGAGCTGGGGCGCGTCCGGTGCAACTTGCCCGTCCAGTCCGTCCAGTCCGTCCGGTCCATCCGGTGTCACCTGCGCGTCCGGTGCGTACGGCGTCATCGGCGGGCCCCCGCGGCGGAGTCGACCCGGGCCGCCGTGCGTTCCGCCGCCTGGTCCGCCCGGCGGGACAGCGAGACCGCTCCGGCGAGCTTCTCGATGGACGGCGGAACGTCCCAGTCCTCGCGGCGCAGGGTGGCGAGGGTGGTGGCGGGGACGACCACCAGGTCCGGGGCTCCGGTCTCCACCGCCCGGACCAGGAGCGCCCACGCCGCGTCCCAGCGGGACCTCTCCGGGCGTTCCCGGACCGCCGCCACCACACCGTCGAGCACGGCCTGCCGCAGATCCCCCCGTTCGGGCAGGACGGCTTCCGCCGGGTCGGCGAGCAGCGTCTCGGGGTCCGGAAGGTCCATCCGGTCCAGGCTCGCCAGCAACTCCAGCCCCGGACCGTCCCCCACGGTGCCCCTGACCAGCAGGGACAGTACGTCCCGGGAGGAGTCTGCCGCGGTCGCGAAGGCGATCAGACACAGGGTCATCTCCCAGCTGCGGGGCGACGGCCAGGGGCCGCCCCGGCGGGTCTCGCCGCTGGGCAGCCGGTGCACGAGCGTGGGGCGGGCGGCCAGCAGCCCGCACACCGCCCGGCGGGCGAAGTCGACGGCCTGCGGCAGCTTCCCCGGGTCGAGCCGCGGCAGGGTCGCCCGGGGCCAGGTCCCGCCGAGGCCGCGTACGACGACCTCGTGGTCGTGGGTCCACTGGAGGTGGACGAACCGGTTGGCCAGCGGCGGGCTCAGCTCCCAGCCGTCGGCCGCCGAGGAACGCGGGTTGGCGGCGGCCACGATCCGCACCCCGGGCGGCAGTCGGAGGGAGCCGATCCGTCGTTCCAGCACGAGACGGAGCAGGGCGGCCTGCACGGCCGGGGGCGCGGTGGACAGTTCGTCCAGGAAGAGCAGGCCCCGGCCGGCCCGCACCAGGCGTACCGCCCAGTCCGGCGGGGCCATGGGGACGCCCTGCTGTGCGGGGTCGTCTCCGACGATGGGCAGGCCGGAGAAGTCGGACGGCTCGTGCACGCTGGCGATCACGGTGGTGAGGGGGAGGTCCAGGGCCGCGGCGAGCTGGGTCAGGGCCGCGGTCTTGCCGATCCCCGGCTCGCCCCACAGGAGGACGGGCAGGTCGGCGGCCACGGCCAGGGTGAGGGCCTCGAGCTGGGTGTCGGGGCGCGGTTCGGTGGTGGCGTCCCGCAGCAGGGTCAACAGTGCGCCGGCTACATCGAGTTGGGCGGCGGGGGGCGGGTCGGAGAGGGTGCGGGCAGTGTCGTACGGGGCGCGTGTGGGCATGGGTGATCACCTTTGGGGTCGTGGTACGAGAAGGAGTGGGCGCAGGGGAGGAAGGACCCCGGGTCAGCGCCAGGTCATGCGGCGTGAGTGCGGGCGCAGGCGCCGGTCGCGGGGGTGGGGACGTGGCGGGATGCGGTCGGGGCCGGGGCCGATCAGCCCGGACCGGTACAACCCGTAGGCGATCCGCCGTAGGGCGGCGGTCTCCAGTTCGTCCCGCAGCGCTCCGTCGCGCAGCAGTGCGTCAGGGCCCAGCAGGCTCTCGACGACGGCCAGCGCGCCGGCGGTGTCGCCGTGGTCCAGGCGTTCGCGGACGCCGGTGAGGCAGTCGGGACGCCGGTGCGCCGCGTCGACGGCCTGCAGACAGGGCAGCGGAGTGCCGGTCAGCGCGGCCAGCAGCTCCTCTCTTCGGATCTCGGCCGGATCGTGGTCCAGCGGGGCCAGGACCCCGTCGACCAGGCCGATCCGGTGCTCGGCTCCCCTGCACTGCACGAGGTACGGTCGCCCCACCCGGTCCCCACGGTCCGCCCGGTCCGGACCCCGGGAGGGGTCGGCCGGTGAGCGCTCCGGCGCCAGCGCCGAGGCGACCAGCGGGTGCAGCCGATCGACGTCGATCGCGCCCGTACGGATCAGCTCCAGGTCGGGCAGCGTCCAGGTCGCCGCGTCGGGCAGGACGGGCAGCGCGGGATCGCCGCCCTCCTGCGCGCGCACCGCGACGATCCGCAGCGCGGGCGGCCCGAAGCCGACCTGGAAGCCGAGCGCGGCGCCGGCCCTGTCTCCTTCCCCGCACGCACCCACACCCGCACCTCTGCCCATGCCTCCGCCCGGATCAGGGTCCGCCTCAGGGTCCGGGCGCAGGTCCAGGAGCAGCCGACGCCGACCGCCGAGGCGTACGACGACGGTCCGGTCGGTTCGGCCCTCGGCGTGGAGCAGAAGCGCCGCCTCGGCTGCCCATCGGTCGACGGCGCAGCCGAGTCCCTGCGGGATCGCCCCCGGCAGCTCGGGGTCGAGGTCCGGGAAGAGCGGACAGGCAGTGGACTGCCGATCGGCCCCGGACCGGATCCGCAGTTCATCGGCTCTGCGGGCGTCCCACAGGTGGCGGTGCAGGTCGAGGCGGAACCGTCGGCCGGGGCGGGGATGGGGGTGGCGGCGGGCGCCGGCCTCGACAGAGGAGCCGTCCCACACTCCGAGGCTGATCCGTTGACCGGCGTCGGCCCATGCCGGCGGCGTACGGACCACGAGGTGCACCGGGCCCGCGCCGTCGCGATCGGCGGCGTCACACCCGTCGTATCGCGCCAGCGGCAGGGTCAGCCCCGGTCGCAGCAGTCCGTCGGGGGCGATCCTGGGCATGTGCCAGCGCAGCAGGTCAGGGGCGAGCCGGCGGAGGTCGGACCGGAGCCGGGCGGCCAGCTCCCGGCCATGGGTGCGCGCCAGGGTGCGCAGGTTGAGATCCACGTCGACGCCCGCGGCGGCGCACGCCCCGGCCCAGTCCCCGGCGTGGCGGCGGGCGGTCGCGGTGTCGATCATGGAGGGCGGCACGGCGAACTCGCGCACGCGCAGCCACAAGGAAAGGCGGGAATCCCCGTTCGCGGTCGAAGTGAGCATCAGCGCTCACCTTGCGCGGTAGGGACCCCCGATCTATGAACAGAGTGAGTGATCATCGCGGCAGATCGTAACGCTCCCCGCCTCCATGCGCCACGGACTTTTTCGAGGATCCGGAGATGAGGATCCGGCCGTCGGGATCCGCCCGTCGGGATCCGCCCGTCGGGATCCGGGTACGGGGATCCGGGTATGACGCAAGCCACAAGGGAACGGTTCCGTTTCGATGGGAGGAGAGTTAATCTGAGAGGCAAGCGAACGAAACCGTTTCGTTTAGATCCGCTCGGGCCGCCACGGCCGCGCCTCACCCCCCTCCCCCGCACCAGCATGGAGAACGACAGGCATGGTCTCCGTACTCATCGTCAACGACCAGTCCCTGCAACGCCTCGGCCTGCGCATGCTCCTCGCGGGCGAGCCCGACCTGACCGTCGTCGGCGCGGCGGCCGGCGGAGCCGAGGCGGTCCGTATGAGCGCCGCGCTGCGTCCCGACGTCGTCCTGTTGGACGGCCGCCTCTCCGACCCGGAGGGCATGGAGACCATCCGGCGCATCGCGCAGCGCGCCCGCCTCTCTCCCGTCCCCGCGCCCGTGCCCGCCCTCGCGAACACCTCCGCCGGGACCGGGGAAGCCCCTCCGCGGGTGCTGGTCCTGACCTCCGCCGGTCATGAGGAGTACGCGTCCGCCGCCCTGCGCGCGGGCGCCGGCGGGTTCCTCCTCAAGGACGCCACCCCCGACGAACTGACCGCGGCGATCCGCGTCGTGGCCGCCGGGGACGCGGTCATCACCCCCGGTCTGACCCACGCCCTCATCGACGCCGTCCGCCAGCAGCGCACCCCCCGCCCCCTCTCGCGGGTCGTCGCGCTCGACGCGCTCACCGAACGTGAGCGGGACGTCCTCGTCGCGGTCGCCTCCGGCTGGTCCAACGCCGAGATCGCCGCCCGGCTCTGCATCGCCCCGACGACCGTGAAGTCCCACGTCAGCCACATCCTCGCCAAGATCGGCGCCCGCGCCCGGGTCCAGGCGGTGGCCTTCGCCTACGAGTCCGGCCTGGTACGGCCGGCGGCCTGACGCACGCACACTCCACACACCCCCGCGTCAGGCGGGCTCCGCCGTGGTGCCGCGCACGACGAGGCGCGGGCTGAGGACGACCTCGCGCGACTCGGTACGGCCCTGGTCGAGGCGTTCGACGGCCGCGGTCACCGCGTATCGGGCCTGCTCCTGGGCGCTCTGGCTGACGGTGGTCAGGTTGAAGCAGCTCATGCGGGAGAAGGAGTCGTCGTCGTAGCCGACCACGGACACCCCGCCCGGGACGGCGACGCCCGCACGGGAGAGCGCGGCCAGGACGCCGATGGCCGACTGGTCGTTGAACGCGACGACGGCGGTGGGCAGTCGGCCCCCGTCGAGGAGCTGGTGGACGGCGCGTTCGCCGGCCGCCTCCGTGTGATCGCCGCGCAGGACCCTGATGTGCGCGTCCAGGCCGTGCCGGCGCATGGCCGAGCGGTAGCCGCGACGCCGGTCGGTGGCGATGACCCCCTTGCCGCCGTCGACGTGGACGATGTCACGATGCCCGAGGCCCACCAGATGGTCGACGATCTGGCCCACTCCCTCGTCGTCCGCGGTGCGGACGACGTCCAGGTCGGCCTCGGCGATCCGGCGGCCCACGGCGATGACGGGTGACTTGCGGTCGAGGGCGGCGAGCACGTCGGCGGGGGCGGTGGGGCCGAGGAGTATCAGCGCCTCGCTGCGGAAGGCCAGCAGCGTCTCCACCGCGGTGTGCTCGTCGCGGGTGCGGGTCTGGGTGCTCAGGACCAGGTCGTAGCCGACGTCCTCGGCGGCCGTGTGCAGATGCTCGACGAGCTCGGCGTGGAACGGACTGTGGATGTCGACCATGACGCCGAGCAGCCGGGTGCGCCTGCTGGCCAGGAGGCTCGCGGTGCGGTCCACCTGGTAGCCGAGGTCGGCCGCCGCCTTCAGCACCCGCTGCCGGGTCCGCTCGCTGGGTCCGGGCACACCGCGCAGCACCAGGGACACCGACGCGGTCGACACGCCCACCCGTGCGGCCACGTCCTCCAGCCGGGGGCGCTTGCTCGTGCCGTTCCGTTCACGTGCGGAACCGACTTCTTCCACCTGCGCCTCCCCGTCGAAATCTTCTTGCGCAACACCCTTGACACGCTGACGAAACAACGCCGATAGTACCAGGAATTAAAGCGCTTTAAATTGTCCTGACGTTCCGACGAAGTCGACTCCGGAGTCCCGGCCTCGTGGTTCAGCAGTTCATGCTTCCAATCCCCTCACAGCTCATGTTCCTCTCCCCTCCCAGTTGCACAGCGAGGTGCACGCACCATGAACCGCACATCCCTGCCCCGCTCCCGCAGACTCGTTCCCGCGGCGGCCGTGGCCGCCGCGGCCGCCCTGACCCTCGCGGGCTGCTCCAGCAGCTCTGGCGGCAAGAAGTCCGCCG
This window of the Streptomyces sp. NBC_01275 genome carries:
- a CDS encoding AAA family ATPase, with the protein product MPTRAPYDTARTLSDPPPAAQLDVAGALLTLLRDATTEPRPDTQLEALTLAVAADLPVLLWGEPGIGKTAALTQLAAALDLPLTTVIASVHEPSDFSGLPIVGDDPAQQGVPMAPPDWAVRLVRAGRGLLFLDELSTAPPAVQAALLRLVLERRIGSLRLPPGVRIVAAANPRSSAADGWELSPPLANRFVHLQWTHDHEVVVRGLGGTWPRATLPRLDPGKLPQAVDFARRAVCGLLAARPTLVHRLPSGETRRGGPWPSPRSWEMTLCLIAFATAADSSRDVLSLLVRGTVGDGPGLELLASLDRMDLPDPETLLADPAEAVLPERGDLRQAVLDGVVAAVRERPERSRWDAAWALLVRAVETGAPDLVVVPATTLATLRREDWDVPPSIEKLAGAVSLSRRADQAAERTAARVDSAAGARR
- a CDS encoding VWA-like domain-containing protein → MTPYAPDAQVTPDGPDGLDGLDGQVAPDAPQLPDLDLGLDRDKLFAARLYAARARPYLATALFALHAVASRRVPTMAVDRHWRAYVSPAFVDRTPVEELAGVWVHEVSHLLRDHHGRSDRFAREQGLTGAGERLRMNIAADCEINDDAFGDGLVPPEGAVVPATLSLPEGQLMEDYLRQFRLGPHTQDLAWLDCGSGADGLERAWELGPDGAHGLSEQERDAVRFRVAQGITARPGDTPKGWRRWAEEAFHPPQPWRELLGAAVRSAASGPGAGEDYTYGRPSRRSAGVPGAVLPSLRRRPPRVCVVVDTSGSVSDAELGSALLEVAAISRAVGGRRDLVTVVPCDASARIAHPLCRAEGIPLIGGGGTDLRTGFARALRTQPRPDVVVVLTDGQTPWPDTRPPCRTVVGLFPRNSSTRSWHEDDPDYVPDTPPAWARVVDIG
- a CDS encoding LacI family DNA-binding transcriptional regulator, giving the protein MEEVGSARERNGTSKRPRLEDVAARVGVSTASVSLVLRGVPGPSERTRQRVLKAAADLGYQVDRTASLLASRRTRLLGVMVDIHSPFHAELVEHLHTAAEDVGYDLVLSTQTRTRDEHTAVETLLAFRSEALILLGPTAPADVLAALDRKSPVIAVGRRIAEADLDVVRTADDEGVGQIVDHLVGLGHRDIVHVDGGKGVIATDRRRGYRSAMRRHGLDAHIRVLRGDHTEAAGERAVHQLLDGGRLPTAVVAFNDQSAIGVLAALSRAGVAVPGGVSVVGYDDDSFSRMSCFNLTTVSQSAQEQARYAVTAAVERLDQGRTESREVVLSPRLVVRGTTAEPA
- a CDS encoding response regulator transcription factor, with protein sequence MVSVLIVNDQSLQRLGLRMLLAGEPDLTVVGAAAGGAEAVRMSAALRPDVVLLDGRLSDPEGMETIRRIAQRARLSPVPAPVPALANTSAGTGEAPPRVLVLTSAGHEEYASAALRAGAGGFLLKDATPDELTAAIRVVAAGDAVITPGLTHALIDAVRQQRTPRPLSRVVALDALTERERDVLVAVASGWSNAEIAARLCIAPTTVKSHVSHILAKIGARARVQAVAFAYESGLVRPAA